A genomic stretch from Enterobacter dykesii includes:
- the argB gene encoding acetylglutamate kinase produces the protein MMNPLIIKLGGVLLDSEEALERLFTALVNYRESHQRPLVIVHGGGCVVDELMKGLNLPVKKKNGLRVTPADQIDIITGALAGTANKTLLAWAKKHHIASVGLYLGDGDSVKVTQLDEELGHVGLAQPGSPKLINTLLEGGFLPVVSSIGVTEEGELMNVNADQAATALAATLGADLILLSDVSGILDGKGQRIAEMTAEKAEQLIAQGIITDGMIVKVNAALDAARTLGRPVDIASWRHAEQLPALFNGTPIGTRILA, from the coding sequence ATGATGAACCCATTAATTATCAAACTCGGTGGTGTACTGCTGGACAGCGAAGAAGCGCTGGAGCGTCTGTTTACCGCGCTGGTGAACTATCGTGAATCACACCAGCGTCCGCTGGTGATTGTGCACGGTGGCGGCTGCGTGGTGGACGAGCTGATGAAAGGGCTCAACCTGCCGGTGAAAAAGAAGAACGGCCTGCGCGTCACGCCTGCTGACCAGATTGACATCATTACCGGCGCGCTGGCGGGTACGGCGAACAAAACGCTGCTGGCGTGGGCGAAGAAACACCACATCGCGTCCGTTGGCCTCTATCTGGGTGATGGCGACAGCGTAAAAGTGACCCAGCTCGACGAAGAGCTCGGCCACGTTGGACTGGCGCAGCCAGGTTCGCCTAAGCTGATTAACACGCTGCTGGAAGGAGGTTTCCTGCCGGTGGTGAGCTCCATCGGCGTGACCGAAGAGGGTGAGCTGATGAACGTCAACGCGGACCAGGCGGCGACGGCACTGGCGGCAACGCTGGGCGCGGATCTGATCCTGCTCTCCGACGTGAGCGGCATTCTGGACGGCAAAGGCCAGCGCATTGCGGAAATGACGGCTGAGAAAGCGGAGCAGCTGATTGCGCAGGGCATTATCACCGACGGCATGATCGTCAAAGTGAACGCCGCGCTGGATGCCGCACGCACGCTAGGCCGCCCGGTGGATATCGCCTCATGGCGTCACGCGGAACAACTGCCGGCGCTGTTTAACGGCACGCCG